The genomic stretch TCTAGAAACCCATGATGGCCCCTAAGATTTCCACGGAAAATCTTATCGCTTGAACCTTAAAGTTGAGTCctattccctttgtctcacgatacaTAGTTTGTTCGAGATATGATCTTTGGTATCTCTTATACCTAGTTCAATCTTGTTACCGACAAATTTTTTTACTCGTTCTCGTGATATCACATTCCCGTGACCTAGTCACACTCTTGCAAGCTTCGTACATGTAATATCACTGAGTGGGCCCACAGTATCTATCCGTCAGCGGATGGAAAAATCCCGATCTTGAAACATACGCCTCAACCCATCCCTTAGGAATACCTGAGCAACACTTTTATGATCACCCTGTTACGGAGTGGCGGTTGATGCTATCAAGGCAGCCTCCAGTGATATTGATTAGATATGGTCTCACGTTCTAAGGATTAGGTTACACAGTTCCTAGTATAGCAATGTTGAACTTTGTGACTATATCACATTGCAGTACTTTagttgtgtgtgtccatcacatcattcaattAATGACATGACTCCATTATCAAATGACATAAATGCCCATGATTAGAAAACCTTAGGGACATGGATTTATTTAGATACCACATGTGTACTAATGTTTTCgcttaatacagttatagcatggcaTAAAATTTATTATGAACATTACATATATTACAATAaagcatatttatttattttcctcTAGGGCGCATATCCAACACTCACAACAGGTGTACCAACCACATGTGTAAGAAGAGAGCCAAGTGGATCCATTTCTCCAAGCTAGGAAACCTAAGTGGTGCTGGCTAGAATGATGACACTCATAACATTATCCTTGAGGACGAGCACTAAAAAGGCCATGTCTCGGTACTAACAATTGTCACTTGTTCATAACCTATCACAATTTCCCAATCTTCTAACCTTCTAGAACTCACCAACGTAATTCCCCTTCCTTAGGAATACCCAAGGACACCGAGTACCTGAACGAGCCAATTGCCAACTACATCCATATGCAGCAAATCTTGTCCTTTGGCCTTTCCACCAGTAGGTATGCCATGGGATCTAGTGAGCCTTTGGGAACACATTGCCCTAAGTACGTAGACACTCATGATTCTGAGGCCGTCATCATCGAAGATGACTATGGTCAGGTTCCTTCTCCAGATACTGATACTACTACTAGTGCTCCTGGTGGTGGTCCCACCGCTGGTTCTTCTACTGGTGTTACTTTTCTTGATCCTGGTAGGAAGAGGAAAAGGTTCGTCTTGGGAGAGGATGATGTAGTTGACTTTACCTTCATGAACGAAGCCATGGAAGAGGTGGCGGTCATCATCACCAATGCCTCCATTTCTGATGTGCACCCATCCCTCTACTTCATCGTCATAGATGTTGTTGGGTTCAAACCTCAACCATGCTGAGCTAACCCACTATTTTGTGAGTCTGTAGGATATACGGCATGCTCGAAGGAAGGTAATACGTGAAAACATTTTTCAGAGTCCACTATCGACTCACTACTTTGTGGAGAACTTTCTTAGGGATGTAGAAGTGGTGTTGACACCTAAACATCTAGGTCATAGCATGCAAGGAACAAAAATTCCAAGACCAAGATGGATTGCACCACCGAGAGGATGCGCCAAGATAAATGTTGACCAAGATGTACTAATATTTTACAAGTACTAATGGTTTTTTGAGCGCATGCGCTCAATAAACAAATCGGTCACTCATCACAAATTTCACGGATCTTCTTCAACTTGTCTTTGTGTGCATGGCCGGCTTTGACAAGATCAAACATCGCGTACTCCAATTTTTTTTCTTATCctctttcattttcttttcatcctcccttatcttcttcttctcttttaaTTTGCCCAATTCCacttcggcatcctccttgtttcTCATAATTTTTGCGTAGTTTTTCTTCAGAGTAAGCGTCACAGTTGTATAAACCCAGTGATTTACATCATTCTTTAGAACCAAATATTCTTCTTGCACTTTCATCTttttttgctctttcaatctcataCATGCCCCACAAAAAGGTCAATGCCATTAGGGATCAGCCAAACCCACAAACCCACAGTTGTCTTCCTACAAATTTGAATTTCTAATTGAATttaagctagctagctagtgaTGCATACTCATACTACAAATCAAAACAATAGGCTCATATCTTACGTTTTTCTTCGAGCACACATAGAACCGGCGTTATGTGCTCGGCCCTTCAAACGCAACGGCTTTCAAATTCAATGCCGGTCCATGCCGGATCGGCGATGGTATCCAGCATGTCCATGTCAGGGTACTACAGAACACCGAGGATCAACACCTTTTATggcagaaaccctaaccctaactcgaaTCCTACAACGCATAGCCAAAGAAGGGGTAGTTTGAGGGGAAGGACTACTCACATCGCTAAGCACCGACTCGACGAAGGTCTCGCCGTCGTTCTAGCTCAACATGTCTTCCGGTCGTGGCTTCGGTGGATTCGATCCGGCGGTGGATAGGATGCTGCGACAGGAGTTCTCGAACATTCGACGACGCGACAAGGGACCGACGTTGGCGCGGGTCTGCTAGTTGGGGAGCAAATGACGCGTCGATTTTTCAGTGGTTGCGGCGCCGATTTGGAGGCGACGGGAGGGGGAGTGGAGCACGTGTTCGATTTGGAGGCGACGGGAAGGGAGTGGCAAAGCGTAGTATGGCTACCAGGACTGGCCCGTGTTGTTTTATCGGCGTGTCGCGCGTTGTCGGCACCCCCCGTTGTACCCCCGAACCACAGGTCAGGCACTAGGGGACCGGTGGGGGGGGGGATTTTTGGGCCTCAGCCCCCAAAGGCCATTTCGGGGCTCCCGATGGGGATGCTCTAAATTCTAATGGTAAATCCAACACTCCTCGAGAATGTTTTTGCCCTCTGCAGTTTCAATCTTTAAATAGTGCGTTGTTACTTGCTTTGTTACTTAATGTAGTTTACTTTATCTGTTGTTTAGTCACCTTTCAATTACTCACGCCTTTTCCTACTTGAAATCAAAGGCGTCTTGAATGTTTGCTTTAGTGTTTTATAACAAATAACTCTTAAGACAGCAGCCGGTAGGCTCTCTGTGGGATCGATACTCTTTTTCCGAAACTAGCTACACCTACCCGTGCATTTGCAGTTATTAGATATCGACCCTCCTCTCCAGTTCATATTATAGATAACACCTTAGTGGTCTACCTTGTGACTCAATCAAGTATGGACGAGGATTGAGGCAAAAAGACCTTCTATCCCTGCTTCTCTTTGTGTTGACTTTAGACCCGATAAAATTCATTCTTAAGAAAGCCACTGACAAAGGGCATCTACATGCTATTCGGGGAAGAATCCCAACGACTTGCACATCTCTTTATGACGATGGTTCGGATGCTTTTGCCAGGTCTAGGAAGGAGGATATTCAAGTCCTTGGTTCCATGCTTGCGTCCTTTTGGAGATGTCACCGGCCTAAACACCAATTGCCAAAAGAGTTTTGTTTCCCCAATTAGATGTGAGAACATTGATCTTGATGACATTCTTCAGTTCTTTCTGAGCATCAGATCAACCTTCCCTTTGCGATATCTAGGGATTCCCCTCTCCATCCACCGTCTTCGAAGGATAGATTTCCAACCCCTTGAAGACAAGACTGCTGGAAAGATTGGTACATGAAGTTGGAAGAACCTTACTTCGGTTGGGCGTAGAGTTTTGGTCAAATCCGTCTTAACGTCACAAGCCATCTACCACATCAACTCTCTTGAGATTACAAAGGAAGTGCTAAAAAGGATCATCGCTCTCCTCCGTGCTTACTTGTGGGCTGGTTGTGATAAGGTGTTGGAAATGCAAAGTAAATTGAGACATGATTTTCCATCTGACAAATCTTGGTGATCTAGGAATGTTAAATGTTGAAAACTTTGTCACTGCTCTAAGACTTCATTGGCTATGGCTTGAATGGACTGATGAGTCCAAATCTTGGATTGGCCTTGGTAACCCATGCAATGAGCAAGATAGAGATTACTTCGACGCAGCAAAATTTGTCAATGTCGGTGATGGAGGAAAATTTAAATTTGGGCACTCACCTTGGCTCTCTACAATTAGGTCTAAAGATGTTGCCCCGAAAATCTACAAGCTCGCAGGGTAAAAAAATTACGGTTAAGAAAGGCCCTTGACAACAAATTCCGTGTGGCCCAAGTAGATACAAGAAACGGTTTCGGGGTGGAGCACATCCAACAATTTGTTGCTCTATGGGGAGTTGTCTCTACCGCCCATCTCCACCCCGGAGTTAATGATACCATCACTTGGAAAATCACCAATGGTGGAATCTACTCCGCCTCATCGGCCTACAAAATGCAATTCGAGGACATTACACGCTCTCCTTACTAAAGTTTGGGCTCCTCCAAAATGTAAGTTttttgcttggttgatcttgCAAAACAAAGTTTGGACAACGAACCATTTAATTCGGAGTGTGGAAAAATTGTGGAAATTTCTCCCTATGCAACCAAGTTCAAGAATCGGTGTCACGTCTCCTTTTCAAGTGTCAGTTCACTATGCCAATTTGGAATGTCATCCTTCCTTGGTTTGGTCACCAACATATTGCCACTTCCCTTTGGGCAAACAAATTGGAATGCTAGGGTCTTCCGCAACCACACTTCATCAACCACATAATCATTGCGAAGATCAAAGATGAGGCAAACTCGTGGAGCATAGCCAGTGCAAAATTCTTTTGTAATGTAATCAGGGGGGAATAGGCTCGTTGTACACCTTACATGTGCTTCACGCCACAATCTCTCACTTTCTGCTCCTCCATCTGTCTCCATCATATAATTGATCTCACCTCTCATGTCTGagttaaaaaaaatattaaagATCTAGGGCTTTCCTAGGCACTTGTTTTAACAACTTCTTAttcaatgaaaatggcaaatcttttTTCCTTCTTAAAAAAACTAACTGCCAGTACTTCCAAACACTCCAGAACGATGTTCAGTTCAGTATCTGTCACTAGTACATGATACAGTATGTGATGAGTTTACTGATTTCAAGCAAGCAACAGCACAAACGCAATCCTGATCAGGTATACACATGATGTGCTTGACTGTGATGTGGCCGGGAGGAAGCTTAGCAATCTGATCACTAAACGTGTTATGATACTGCTAGAGGGATGACGCGAGAGgaccggccgggggccttgcccacggccggtggtaaGAGGGAaatgatttccttcttaattcctgcttgattagattgatacgtcccctctctttatatagacaggtttacttgactcctaaGCAAACgacccttatctctaattaaccccAAGATTAATGGGTTATAGcgccagcccaagcccattacgtactctaacactacaccccacctggacatgcaactcgtcctcgagctgcaacctaaacaaatcatgactcgacgcaacacaaacctaacacctaaaaacgagccttttacatctcggcttgttttattactctcaacctgaaatggactgggacgctttattgttgacccctggacataaagtggacaccatccgcccgtcggacgtgcacctgtacaaccacctggatcccatggaaaccagcgggacaaaaggagcTCGCGCAGTGGCCGGGGCGGAATGCAatggtgctacgcggtgcgctcctgtcggtgacaccatgccttctccctgccggatgactgtcgatggcacagactttgaggtcgctgcctGCGGGGAAAACAACATGTCCGCCGTccgtgggggaaaccgcacgcccaaggtccccgacgcagcggacgagatTGAGGTCCGTTGtgcaacgaagcgcaacttggaggagctgcaactGCAGATCAcacatctcccgcacacgccgacgcactaggaggctgcgcgcagcagcctgcagcctcaccgccgccgacacgtggAGGATAGCaatccaagccggaagcggtgacggcgacggagggaaacggacctggtggaagggcatccggggcggtgtcgatgtagagcccggggccaaggtcgctcccacaccgccgaaaggcagggacgacgtcggtggcggcagcagccgctgctgcggtgttggtggcgacggcagcagctgctgctgcagctGTTCACCGAACGGCAGGGACAGCGTCGAtgaggacagcagctgcagcggtggcgttggtggcggtggcagctgctgctgttgctgctgctgcgtcccggtggggaagaaggcggccggctgctggagaagagggacccatggcgccgaggtagggcccggcccggagatggtggacagcggcagcggggactgcagcagcccgacgacgggtggcggcgacgacagcagcagcgtcggctgcAGCGGCCTGGCGATCGCAGCGGAGGCCGCCtggtgcgtcggctgccacggcagcagcgccgccggagGCGGCCCGTAAGGACCGGCCTGGAAGAGGCGGATCTCCTGGACAGCAGTGGTGAGATCGCGGATTGCTCCGGCGATCTCCTCCAGGGCGACGGGAAGCGTCGCGGTGGAGGTGGCCGGCACCGGCCTGGGCGGGGCGTCGGTGGTGGTGACCATCGGGCCAGTGGTGGTGGGAtggctggacatgatcgaacccggaAAACTGATACCAAAttgttatggtgctgctagagggatggcgcgagaggACCCGCcggggggccttgcccacggcagTGGCAAGTGGGAAAGGATTTccgtcttaattcttgcttgattagattgatacatctcctctccttatatagagaggtttacttgacccctaagcaagcgacccttatctctaattaaccctaaaaCTAATGAGCTATAGCGCCAGCTCAAGCCGTTGAAGTATTTCTCTCGCTTTAGTGATTAACTCAGCAATCATGTGTTACTTGGGAGGTGAAATGCAAAAAAGTTCAGGGGAATCACACCCATATTAGTGATTCATCAACTCAATTAGCAGGTTCCATCACGGGAATCACACCCATATGCGATGCATCAGGTACAGAGCAGGTTTATTCATCATGAAACACTTATAGCCAGCGAGAGTGACATGTTCGATAGGCTCCAACCACAAGCTTCATCTGCTGCATCACATATACATATGCAGAGCATCCTATTCCTAGGCGGCCGGCTTGAATTCCTGGAGCTGCTTGAAGTTCGCCCACGCCTTCTCCCAGACCTTGGCCTCGTACAGCTTCTTGGCGCCGCCTTCGCTGACCTCGATGGTGAAGTAGTGCATGCACCCGGCCACCACCTGCACCCTCACCTTCACCAGCCTCTCGAACTCCAGCAGCGCGTTCTGCATCCCACCCAAATCAGACAGACACCACCGCCGATCATCAGGTAACGCGTATCAGATCAAACACACGCAAGGAACAGAGATGGTATGTTCTTGGATCGGGTTGGGACTTACGGCCTTGGTGTTGTGCTCGGCGACGGCGAATCGGGCGAGCTCGATGGCCCCGAGGTCGTTCTCCCGCCCCGCCGGCGCGTCCTGGATGCCGCCCAGCATCCGGCCGCGCCCCCGTGGCCCGTCGTGCACCGCCTCGGCCATCGCTGCTGCTGCCGGCCGGTGGGTCGCTGCACGGAGCCGCCGGAGGAGTAGAATTGCAGCTGCTATTGAGAGAACTGATTCCGTGAATCGAGAAGATCAATCTGCGTAGATATCAAGCGGAGCGGAGTCGGGGAGGGGATTATATAGCGACGTGGGGCGAAAAGAGAAATGCGATGTGATATGCGGGAGCGCGACCCGTTTTGGGCGTCGGGACGGACGCGCTACGCTGCAGCGTTGGAACTGCACGTCGACGCGATGGGGACGGCGATGGCGTTACGTTGCAAATGAATGCTTAACGCGGAAGGCAAGTGGTGACGAAGTAAACAGGTACAATCGGTACAGAACATGATACTCCTTCACAGTCACAGCACAGTTGTTCAATATGGCAACCGCACACGCTTTCCTGGAACGTGGAATTAACAAAGCGGATGTAGGCTCGGGAAAGAGGTAAAATGGTTATTAATATACAATGTACTACCTTGGGTGTACAAGACCAGTCACACACCTAAAGATGCACCTCTTTTTCATTTTGTATCGGTTTGGCTGTGTAATTTTACAAAAATGTTCACTgtggcgcgacggcgagtagattCGGCTGTCGTAGTTTAGTTTAGCTAATCCTTTAACCATCTGTATAAAGATGATCATTTTTAGCCAAAAACATATTAAGCACAGCTACTTAATATTTTGTGTCAATGATAGGTGGGCCTGGAAAGGTGCATGACGGACAACAAATCAGTCTATGACGCATCCGTGCTGATGCATTTCCTCTCCAAAATTTGGACCACGAATGCACGAATGCGTCGTCGTATGTGGGCATGTCGATCAGTGTTGTATCGGACCTCTAGGCTAGGGTCTTACCCACTTTTTGATCGGCCGAACACAAATAAACACTTTTGGCTCATTTATGTCGAACCACTTGAGATGTCTTTATACGTAAAATTTCGAACCCATTTCGTGAGTTCACACCTTTCTCAGAGGACACACATGGAAAATGAGGATTAGAATTTTCTAAAAGAAGTTGGCCGAGTTGGCTCGCAGTCACTATATGTAGAATTTCGAACCCATTTCATTTTTTGACGACTTTCTCGTGGACATATACATAAAAATGAGATCCGAATTTTTAAAAAGGCATACTCTAAATGGATTTTTATTGAGTAGATGGGTAACATGTGTCATAAATATATAATTACATGGCAAAAAATGGAATTCACTCTAAAAACATAGTAGACTGACAGCTTACCACCACACTTTCCTTTTCATTTCCCATTTTGTTACTGTTCTGTCACAAGCTTATCCAACCGTACTTCTGTGTTCTGTTTTTTttgtttgcgaaacacagtacaatcaaaggcgctcatacatacgcgcacacactcacccctatgaacgcacgcacgcacaccctacccctatgagcacctccaagatacTGCATCGAAGAATTGATCCggtgggtcttgagattgacgaagtcaccacaggcgcctcgctgtcgacggaaacgttgcctcccactgaagaatattccgcctttatgacacaccaaagtgtcaaatctggaatttgaactctggtgggtttGGGgattcctaaccatccaaccacaggttggttctctacTTCTGTGTTCTGTGTGAGTAGTATCGCCCACAAATCCTGTCGAGAACAACTATTGCAGAGATGGAGGACCGCCGCCGGCGAGCCGGAGGTGGGAAGGACCGGATCAGCGGCCTTCCTGACGAGCTGCTGCACGacatcctccgccgcctccactctacccccgccgccgcgcgcacGAGCGAGCTCTCCCGCCGCTGGCGTCGCGTCTGGGCCCGCAGCCCAGATCTCGTTTTTGGTGACGACCTACTTCGTGGCGTGGAGGGCGGCGGAACCTCGTTCCTCGACGGCTTagacgccgccctcgccgcctacTCCGACGACCCGGCCGTCCACGTCGACAGCCTCAAGATCGCCGTGCCTCGCACATGCGGGGAGAACGTCCCGGCCCCGCGCGTCGCGCCGTGGCTGCGTTTCGCCTCGCGACGCCTTGCGGGCGCGTTCTACCTCTCCGTGCCTTATCAGCCATGGCCGCGAGTCAACCGCGAGGACGACGAGCTCGAGCTGCCCCCGTGCGAGGGAGCGACGGCGATAGAGCTCCAGCTCGGGTCGCGGTTCCTCCTCCGTATCCCGCAGGCCGGCACGTTCGAGGCGCTGTCCGACCTGGAGATTCGCCTAGCCACCATGGACGGCCGGGAGCTGACGTTCCTTGTCTCCTCGCAGTGCCCGCGGTTGCGGAATCTCACACTAGTCGTCCACCTGCTTGCCGCCTCTGATGTTGCCTTGCGCTCCGCCACGCTACGGAGcctggtgttccatgtccggaacaCCCTCCGGCTCGACATCGCTGCTCCTATGCTCGAAAATCTGGATGTATCCAAGGTCGCCGATGCCCACATCGCTGCACCGAATCTGGCTGATGTCGTCTTGAGCAGCACAAATGTTGTCTTTGCTGACGCCGCCCGCCATCTCCGGCGGTTAGGCGTCAGACAGTGCTCTGCCTTGGCACCGCTGATGCGGCGGTTCGACTCAGTCAACACATTGCAACTTCAAACACCCAAAGTGCGATTCGTGGATTACCACACCAGTTTCCCCAGTGTGTTcatgcaattgaattggtgtatTTTTGCTGATCATTTAATCCATGCTAATACTTTTGTACTCTTGGTTGatttattagggattagggagctACAAGACATTCTTG from Lolium rigidum isolate FL_2022 chromosome 4, APGP_CSIRO_Lrig_0.1, whole genome shotgun sequence encodes the following:
- the LOC124647255 gene encoding putative FBD-associated F-box protein At5g50270, with the translated sequence MEDRRRRAGGGKDRISGLPDELLHDILRRLHSTPAAARTSELSRRWRRVWARSPDLVFGDDLLRGVEGGGTSFLDGLDAALAAYSDDPAVHVDSLKIAVPRTCGENVPAPRVAPWLRFASRRLAGAFYLSVPYQPWPRVNREDDELELPPCEGATAIELQLGSRFLLRIPQAGTFEALSDLEIRLATMDGRELTFLVSSQCPRLRNLTLVVHLLAASDVALRSATLRSLVFHVRNTLRLDIAAPMLENLDVSKVADAHIAAPNLADVVLSSTNVVFADAARHLRRLGVRQCSALAPLMRRFDSVNTLQLQTPKGLGSYKTFLDGTNNLPKCEILSVSSLWVHNHAFKPSLLEMQWYKEAASIIQISFNESQLLFGLSMSRTRESHD
- the LOC124708007 gene encoding cysteine proteinase inhibitor-like; the encoded protein is MAEAVHDGPRGRGRMLGGIQDAPAGRENDLGAIELARFAVAEHNTKANALLEFERLVKVRVQVVAGCMHYFTIEVSEGGAKKLYEAKVWEKAWANFKQLQEFKPAA